One window of the Calditrichota bacterium genome contains the following:
- a CDS encoding ComF family protein produces the protein MMSGLPRLFLRNVLMPITDVRALLFPQRCPVCYASMGDSLGWACGNCWESLPAAGRGIWSDEPRLKSGALAVFHYGETARRIVHTMKFGGRPDVAERLGQEMARRFSEWFELTNYSAVVPVPLHPARVRERGFDQSLLMAQALAARLGLPMRTDLIVRMRHRPPQSRLSDEARRRNLREAYQPASRKTQPPPDGIALVIDDVIHTGATALGTLDALREAGVRQTFFLAACG, from the coding sequence ATGATGTCGGGGCTACCCCGCCTCTTCTTGCGAAACGTTCTCATGCCGATAACGGATGTGAGAGCCCTTCTCTTCCCGCAGCGCTGTCCGGTCTGCTACGCATCGATGGGGGACTCACTCGGCTGGGCTTGTGGCAACTGTTGGGAGAGCCTTCCGGCAGCCGGTCGGGGCATTTGGAGCGATGAGCCACGACTGAAGTCGGGCGCGCTCGCTGTCTTCCATTACGGCGAGACCGCCCGGCGGATCGTTCATACGATGAAGTTCGGAGGCCGTCCTGACGTCGCTGAGCGGCTCGGGCAGGAAATGGCGCGGAGATTTTCGGAGTGGTTTGAACTGACCAATTATTCTGCTGTCGTCCCGGTGCCGCTACATCCGGCACGGGTTCGGGAACGGGGCTTCGATCAAAGCCTGTTGATGGCGCAAGCCCTCGCAGCGCGTCTTGGGCTGCCGATGAGAACCGATCTAATCGTCCGTATGCGGCACCGGCCACCCCAATCACGGCTCAGTGATGAGGCTCGCCGGCGCAACCTGCGCGAGGCCTATCAGCCGGCTTCGCGCAAGACTCAACCGCCTCCCGACGGCATCGCCCTCGTGATCGACGACGTTATACATACCGGCGCCACGGCGCTCGGAACGCTCGACGCCCTCCGCGAAGCGGGCGTAAGGCAGACCTTCTTCCTCGCCGCTTGTGGTTAG